The sequence ACCGTGTTGTTCGAGACGTAGCCGCGGCCCAGCAGGATCACGCCGCCCCAGGTGCCCGTGACTCCGGCGGCGCCGCTCCTGGTGTCGTAGGGAGGCGTCCCGGGGTTCCCGCCGACGTTGTCGTCGTCCTCGTTGGTGAAGACAATCGGATGCTGGGAGGTCCCGATCGCCTGCAGCTTGCTGCCGCGCGTGATGATGAGCGTGCCCGGATCGTTGGCGCCGGGAGCCGACTCCCCTTCGCCGCGCACCACGGTCCCGGGCTCGATGGTCAGGGTCGCGCCGCTCTTCACATAGACCGGCAGCTGCAGGATGTACTCATTGTCCGCCGTCCAGGTCTCGCTGACGGTGATGTCGGCGTTGACGAAAACCGTGGCAGCCTGCAGGGAGCTTGCCAATCCCCAGCTCCCCAAGGCCGCCGTAAGGCATGCAACCAGGGTTTTCCGTGCCTGTCTCATGCGAGCGGTTCCTCCCCCTCTGGATACGTTTAAGGCCTTTTCAACGACGAGTGGGTACGGAGGAATTGTGACGGACGGGAGAACTCAGCGTGACGATCGCGCGGAAAGGGAGGAAATGGCGAGAGGAGAGAGGCCTAGCGGGTCCGGCGCTTCGGGATGGAGCGGGCGAGCTGTCTGAGAATGCGAGGCGGCAAGAGGTAAGCGAGCCGGCCGCGACCCGCATCCGGAACCCCTTCGATGTCGATGCGGCAGAAGGCGGCCTTCTTCATCTTGACGAACGCGGTCCGGCCCGACCCGTCCAGCAGCAGCGAAGCGAGCTCCGAAAGGTCGGGCTCGTGGCCGACGAGCAGGACGTCGCGCTGCGGACGCTCGGCATGCAGGCTCTTCAGCACGGCGCGCGCACTGCCCTCGGGTCCCAGCTGCGGCGTCGGGATCACCGACGGATTCGGGCGCAGCTCCGCCGCCAGGATCTCGGCGGTCTGCATGCAGCGCAGCAGCGGGCTGGAATGGATCCGGCGCGGGCGGAGGCCG comes from Candidatus Polarisedimenticolia bacterium and encodes:
- a CDS encoding histidine phosphatase family protein → MTLYLLRHAIAAPRDAKRYPDDGKRPLTAKGAERMRAAARGIRALGLRPRRIHSSPLLRCMQTAEILAAELRPNPSVIPTPQLGPEGSARAVLKSLHAERPQRDVLLVGHEPDLSELASLLLDGSGRTAFVKMKKAAFCRIDIEGVPDAGRGRLAYLLPPRILRQLARSIPKRRTR